The segment TGGGCGATTTCCTGGCCCGACTCATCCAATATTTTGATCTCCAAATCAGGTACAAAAAGGAATAATTCTATTTTCTTGGTGCCTTTAAAATCAGGGTCGATATGAATCCTGAGGCTATCCTGAACCAGTAACCCACTTTTAACCGGAAAAGCTATTAACGTACCTGTATAGGTTGAATTGATAGAGAAGGTATTGGACATTCCGGTATTCACAGACTCAAAAACCCTACCCAGAGAGTCTAGAAATATAACATTTGATCCATCCACAGGCGCACCGCTGATAAGATCCTTAACCACTCCCGAAAGTGTATAAAACTGAGACTGAAATGAATAAATATCATCATTTCCCATACGATCCGATGAAAAATATCCACTACTTAATGTTTCATCGGTGATTAGTCCAAAATCATCCTGGCTACTGTTAATTGGTGCTCCCAGGTTTACCGGTTTCCCGGAATCACCCCAGGGATTGATAACAAACACATCCAATCCACCAAGCCCAGGCCAAAAATCGCTGGCAAAATAAAGTCTCTCCCCCTCAAGGAACGGGAACATTTCGTTTCCTTGTGTATTAATCCTTTCACCAAGATTGGCAGGCACTGACCAACCAGAATCCTGAGCTACAGAAAAGTATAAGTCAGTGCCACCATAACCTCCAGGTATGTCAGAAGCGAAAATGAGTGTGTTTCCGCTAGGATTTATCGTCGGGTGACCAAAAGAATAACTCGTGATATTGTGTTCGAAGGGTTGTATATCAAGCCAAGACTCATCCTCGGAACGAGTGGCAAAATAAAGCTGGAGTTTAGAAATCCCATCCTCCTGTCTGCCAAGCTTGTTCTTGATCACATGATTTCTGGTGAATACGATCTTTTGGTCATTATCATAGAGTTGACCGGGACCTTCATGATACGCACCGTTTAAGTCAGCAATGGGCTTAACATCATCCAAAGAATCACCAGGACTAAAGCTATAGAAATTCAGAAACTCAGTGGCGTCCCAGCTAAAATTGAAATCGATCCATCTATTCTTTTGCCTTGCCGATAAATAAGCTATACGATCACCATAATACATGGGACCAAAATCGCTCCTCTTGCTATTTATGTCTAAGCTGGTCACTTTATACAGCATACTGCTTGCAAAAAACTCGTCTAACCTGGCTAAAGACTCGGCTCTGAAATCCCGTGCCTTTCCCTCATTTAACTTTCTAAGTACCTCGGCTGTCTCTTCATATTTGGCATTTTTGCTGAGCTGCTGAGCCAGAGCATAGTAAATATCGTCTGATTGAGCACTGTCAGTCTCCACCAACTTCTTGAGCCAACGCTCTGCTTCCACAGAATTATTTAGCTTCAAATAACACCTGGCAATCTGGCTAATTATCTCTATCTGTGTGGAATCCTGTAAGAATGACTCCATGTATAAGTTCTTGGCATTGACATAGCTAAACTTGTCAAATTCCAAACCTGCTCTTCTGTTGACATTGAGAATAGGAAGATTCTGAGCCTGAGCAAAATCATTGAGAATAAATAAGACAAGAATAAATAATAATCTGCGGGTTCCCTGGTTGGATATTGAACTCATGGCTGAAAGATATGAGTTAATGCTATGATTAAAAACACTGCGAACCGGTTATTCATCGGACTGCTCCCTACCAATGGGCTTACATAGTAACAAACAGTGGTAGGCCATGAAAAGAGCGCACAGCCAATGATAACCGAGCCATCATTACCAAACGGCTGTCAGGAAGCGCGAAGAATTTTTTCCATTTTCTTACCCTTTGCCAACTCATCTACCAGCTTGTCTAAGTAGCGCACCTGCTGGGTAAGAGTATTCTCAATTTCCTCCACCCTATAGCCACAGATCACCCCTTTGATGAGGTGGGCGTTGGGGTTCAAAGTGGCCGTCTGAAAGAATGTTTCAAAGGTTACCTTTTCCTCAATGAGTGCGTTCAGCTTGGCTTCATCATAGCCAGTTAGCCATTCAATCACCTGATGCAATTCATCCTTGGTTCGACCCTTTTTCTCCACCTTGGTGATGTAATGAGGATAAACTGAAGCGAAGGTCATTTTTGCTATGCGTTCATCGTGATGTGCTGTACTACTCATAACATTATACTTTAAGTTGAATAAATGTATCCATCAACCAGCTTTACTCCCACTTCAGGTATTTCTGCCAGTGATGTTGTTCTTTGAATCCTAGTACCTCCCGGATTTTTCGATTGGAAAACAAGGCCTCATGCCCCACCAATTCCCGTGTAACCGGCACTCCAGGAAAAAACCTTTCTGCCAACTCTTTACTAGGAATAATGGCGCCATTGTGATCGTTTCCGGCATTGAAAACCTGATAACCCAGGCCGTCCTTTTTCAGACATAAATCCACAATCTGTCCCAGATCACGGGCATCAATATAGCAGAACGCATTCCTGCGCCGCACTTCGGGTTTTTTTAAATACGCAGGAAAAAGTTCAGCGTATTCGTGAGGTTCAATCACATTGCCGATGCGTAGGGCATAAATATCAAAGCCTGACCGGCGCTGGAAGGCACGGGCAGTCTTCTCATTGACCACCTTGGATAAGCCATAGCTATCCATGGGGTCCACATCATAGTCCTCATCCAGCGGTAGTGAATGAGGGTTAGTCTGACCGTCAGAAAAACAAACACCATAAGTCGTCTCTGACGAAGCAATCACAATCTTCTCTATACCAAGCTTTACAGCGGCTTCTATCACATGGTAAGTACCCATGGTGTTCACCCTGAAAGTTTCATTGTCTGGATGGATGAGAATACGCGGTACCGCAGCAAAATGTACCACAGCATCAAACTTAGGAACACCACCGCCCGGCTCCAGTTCATCCAGCCCGGCATACGAACTCATGGCGTTAAACATTTGCCCGGAATCTGTAATGTCAGCAATCAGATTGTCCACCCCGGGGTGGTCCAATGGCCTGAGGTCTACATTCAACACCCGGTGTCCCTGATCCAGTAAATATGGTATCACATGCTTTCCGGCTTTACCCGATCCTCCGGTGAAAAATATACGTTTCTTAGTCATGCATCTCCTGAATTAATAGAGAAGCAACTTACTCACCAGTAAAAATAAAGCCAAGGTTATCAGGAAATAAAGCGAAACATGGGTTCCGTCGGTTATGGGCACACCAAAGATATAATTGCGCATACTTCACAAACCGACAGGCCTTGGTAATGAGTCAGATAACGATCACTCAATCCCAATGATCAAAAATTCTGTTCTTCTATTCATCTGATGCTCCGCCTCAGAGCACTCTCTTCCAGTGCAATCAACCACGGGTCGGGTAGCGCCATACCCCTGAGGAATGAGTTGCTTATCAGCTACCCCTTGTGAGATCAGGTAATCAAATGCGGCATTCACACGCATCTGAGACAGATTGAGATTATACTCATCACCTGCGCGACTATCCGTGTGTGAACTCATCTCCACTACCACCCTAGGGTGGTCCAGTAAAAAGCCTTTGAGTTTGTCGAGTTCTGTCACAGCCTCTGGTCTCAGGCCATACTTATCCAGGTCGTAGTAGATTGGTTGAACCCTAAAATCCATACCCATATAGTCTTCATGCACATTGAGGCCTATATCCGCACCAGGCAAATTGGCCAGAGAATCATACATGCGTAGCAATGCATCTATGGCAATTGGAAACTTCATTTTCACAGATGGCTCCTGGTGCAGCCTGATGATGACATCAGCTTTATAATCAGAACCCACCAATACCTCTTCCGACAACAAATAGCCAAATTTCCCGGATTTCACCGCCCACACCACACCAGAAAGTATGGGCATTTCAAAAGCTCCATCCGAATCCGATCTGGTGTATATTTCGGTCTGGCTGACGGTATCCAGCAAGAAAACATCTGCCTGAACAATGGGCTGCCCTGTTCGGGCATCCAGTACAAAGCCTCTCCTTTCACCCTCACTTCTTGTAAATGAAAACTCATAGACGTCATCTCTATAGGCATCTATTCTGGCTGAGGTAAAATACCCATGACTGAAATCATCATTGGCCACCAGGCCAAAGTCATCACGTGAGCTATTGATAGGATACCCAACGTTGACAGCCTCACCCGTTGGTTCGTAATCTGAGCTAAGATCAATTGAAAAGATATCCAGGCCGCCAAGGCCGCCCATTCCATCTGAGGCAAAGAAGAGCCTTTGACCCACAAGGGTAGGAAACATCTCCCGCCCTTCAGAATTCACTGACAATCCAAGATTCTTAGGAGTCATCCACTTACCCTCTTCTTTATACGAAATATAGAGGTCAGTCTCGCCAGCTCCGCCGGGCATGTCTGAGGTAAAAATCATTATACTCCCTTCATCATTCAGTGCTGGATGCCCTACGGAGTAGCTGTCCGAATTGTGCTCATACGGGGTTATGCTTTCCCATTGTTGCTTCTGCTCGTTATAGGTCGAAAAGTAAATTTTGAGCCGAGTCACTCCCTCATCATCCCGCTTGATTCGCTTGCCACTGAAGTTGTTTCGGGTAAAGGCTATTCGGGTATCTCCATCGTAAAAATCAGCAGGTCCTTCGTGGTATTTGCTCTTCAGACTCTCATGAAAGTAGGTAACCTCACCTGTAGCATTATTTAAATAAAACAAGTCCAAAAATCGGGATTCATCCCAATTGAAATCTACTTTCACCCACTCCCTATCCAGCGTTCGGGAAGAAACAAACAGTAATCCTCCTCCATACATGACCGGGCTAAAATC is part of the Marinoscillum sp. 108 genome and harbors:
- a CDS encoding NAD(P)-dependent oxidoreductase; protein product: MTKKRIFFTGGSGKAGKHVIPYLLDQGHRVLNVDLRPLDHPGVDNLIADITDSGQMFNAMSSYAGLDELEPGGGVPKFDAVVHFAAVPRILIHPDNETFRVNTMGTYHVIEAAVKLGIEKIVIASSETTYGVCFSDGQTNPHSLPLDEDYDVDPMDSYGLSKVVNEKTARAFQRRSGFDIYALRIGNVIEPHEYAELFPAYLKKPEVRRRNAFCYIDARDLGQIVDLCLKKDGLGYQVFNAGNDHNGAIIPSKELAERFFPGVPVTRELVGHEALFSNRKIREVLGFKEQHHWQKYLKWE
- a CDS encoding DUF2200 domain-containing protein, giving the protein MSSTAHHDERIAKMTFASVYPHYITKVEKKGRTKDELHQVIEWLTGYDEAKLNALIEEKVTFETFFQTATLNPNAHLIKGVICGYRVEEIENTLTQQVRYLDKLVDELAKGKKMEKILRAS
- a CDS encoding OmpA family protein, which produces MSSISNQGTRRLLFILVLFILNDFAQAQNLPILNVNRRAGLEFDKFSYVNAKNLYMESFLQDSTQIEIISQIARCYLKLNNSVEAERWLKKLVETDSAQSDDIYYALAQQLSKNAKYEETAEVLRKLNEGKARDFRAESLARLDEFFASSMLYKVTSLDINSKRSDFGPMYYGDRIAYLSARQKNRWIDFNFSWDATEFLNFYSFSPGDSLDDVKPIADLNGAYHEGPGQLYDNDQKIVFTRNHVIKNKLGRQEDGISKLQLYFATRSEDESWLDIQPFEHNITSYSFGHPTINPSGNTLIFASDIPGGYGGTDLYFSVAQDSGWSVPANLGERINTQGNEMFPFLEGERLYFASDFWPGLGGLDVFVINPWGDSGKPVNLGAPINSSQDDFGLITDETLSSGYFSSDRMGNDDIYSFQSQFYTLSGVVKDLISGAPVDGSNVIFLDSLGRVFESVNTGMSNTFSINSTYTGTLIAFPVKSGLLVQDSLRIHIDPDFKGTKKIELFLFVPDLEIKILDESGQEIAQAVYYLKSIDAHKTLQPSKSEHVYEVTPGETYELFAAADGFYSKRDTFQVSGDYKGQGEHVVRLKKVVVGESIRLDHIYYDVNSADLRAESEVELDKVVGFMTDNPHLKIELGSHTDSRGSDAYNLRLSQKRAESATQYLINQGIDKTRITPKGYGESKPVNRCVNGVNCSAEEHQENRRTEIKIL
- a CDS encoding OmpA family protein, with the protein product MKPILTLSFICVMSILVTGQTITIRTERAADRAFEQFSYAKAADLYRETLKDTKDSLRLTLRIADCYRYLNLPDSVERYLRTVADQPHIDPIYHYYFAEALLSNNNYREAEYWYENYKNALSDDARTPLKLDALQHLSSFFTDSANYTIRRLDCNTPGLDFSPVMYGGGLLFVSSRTLDREWVKVDFNWDESRFLDLFYLNNATGEVTYFHESLKSKYHEGPADFYDGDTRIAFTRNNFSGKRIKRDDEGVTRLKIYFSTYNEQKQQWESITPYEHNSDSYSVGHPALNDEGSIMIFTSDMPGGAGETDLYISYKEEGKWMTPKNLGLSVNSEGREMFPTLVGQRLFFASDGMGGLGGLDIFSIDLSSDYEPTGEAVNVGYPINSSRDDFGLVANDDFSHGYFTSARIDAYRDDVYEFSFTRSEGERRGFVLDARTGQPIVQADVFLLDTVSQTEIYTRSDSDGAFEMPILSGVVWAVKSGKFGYLLSEEVLVGSDYKADVIIRLHQEPSVKMKFPIAIDALLRMYDSLANLPGADIGLNVHEDYMGMDFRVQPIYYDLDKYGLRPEAVTELDKLKGFLLDHPRVVVEMSSHTDSRAGDEYNLNLSQMRVNAAFDYLISQGVADKQLIPQGYGATRPVVDCTGRECSEAEHQMNRRTEFLIIGIE